One segment of Streptomyces sp. NBC_01454 DNA contains the following:
- a CDS encoding SH3 domain-containing protein, with translation MLKSARMGRAAATGAIAFTLLGGAASIQAPAANAASRPSASAACDKTSFWAWIDASAANFRTGPSTHSTSLGLLHDGDRVQVTCATTSNWYYGKALSGAHRGQWGWVHHSVVLNHH, from the coding sequence ATGCTCAAGTCAGCCCGTATGGGTCGCGCAGCGGCCACCGGCGCCATCGCCTTCACGCTGCTCGGAGGAGCAGCCTCCATCCAGGCCCCCGCAGCGAACGCCGCCTCACGCCCGTCCGCCTCCGCCGCGTGCGACAAGACCTCGTTCTGGGCCTGGATTGACGCCTCCGCAGCGAACTTCCGGACCGGCCCGTCTACCCACTCCACCAGCCTCGGGCTGCTCCACGATGGCGACCGCGTGCAGGTCACCTGTGCCACCACCTCCAACTGGTACTACGGCAAGGCTCTCAGCGGGGCACATCGCGGTCAGTGGGGATGGGTGCACCACTCCGTGGTTCTCAACCACCACTAG
- a CDS encoding GNAT family N-acetyltransferase — translation MTQRAAPPAQFHPLPWRDTLTVRMLEGPEALGFLAVQWPALYAQDPDATPYQSSTWLRGWAAQRRDSIPIVLVAGHAPDRPVAALALARTSNSQGQIKISPLGSPVSEYVRVVRQGASTPHVVCALMQRLAQWAEDGAAVVMPDVPLGTCLGRMLSEEPGWRHSTVLCAQVPLPVEYEAMSRATRREHIRRERTWTALEADGRVEYSRSRTTDDLALGYADALHLHRRRWARHPVRVDTELDGLLEVLRRCGPDQAFVATLKLDGVAVAAAVCLYRGRTCYSLLPAMDPAIAELAPGHALHRRLAADLAAAHFDFLDLGRTRSDPGQVSYKSQYGCSWSATVTAASPGVERQ, via the coding sequence ATGACTCAACGCGCAGCTCCCCCCGCACAGTTCCATCCGCTGCCCTGGCGCGACACCCTCACGGTGCGCATGCTCGAAGGCCCAGAAGCACTAGGTTTCCTTGCCGTCCAGTGGCCTGCCCTCTACGCCCAAGACCCGGACGCCACGCCCTATCAGAGCTCCACGTGGCTGCGAGGCTGGGCAGCGCAGCGCCGCGACAGCATCCCCATTGTCCTCGTTGCCGGGCACGCGCCCGACCGGCCGGTGGCCGCGCTGGCCCTCGCGCGGACCTCGAACTCACAAGGGCAGATCAAGATTTCGCCTCTGGGCTCGCCGGTATCTGAGTACGTACGCGTCGTGCGGCAGGGCGCCTCAACTCCTCACGTGGTGTGCGCGCTGATGCAGCGCCTGGCGCAGTGGGCCGAGGACGGGGCGGCCGTGGTGATGCCGGACGTCCCCTTGGGCACCTGCCTGGGCCGCATGCTGTCCGAAGAGCCGGGCTGGCGGCACAGCACCGTGCTGTGCGCACAGGTCCCTCTCCCCGTGGAGTACGAGGCGATGAGCCGCGCCACGCGACGCGAGCACATCCGACGCGAGCGCACGTGGACCGCCCTGGAGGCCGACGGGCGCGTGGAGTACAGCCGCAGCCGCACCACGGACGACCTGGCCCTGGGGTACGCCGACGCCCTGCACCTACATCGTCGACGCTGGGCTCGCCACCCGGTCCGGGTCGACACCGAGCTGGACGGTCTGCTGGAGGTGCTGCGTCGGTGCGGGCCCGACCAGGCGTTCGTCGCCACCCTGAAGCTGGACGGCGTGGCGGTCGCGGCAGCGGTGTGCCTGTACCGGGGCCGCACGTGCTACTCGCTCCTGCCGGCCATGGACCCCGCCATCGCCGAGCTGGCCCCAGGCCACGCGCTGCACAGACGACTGGCGGCTGATCTGGCAGCGGCCCACTTCGACTTCCTCGACCTGGGCCGGACGCGCAGTGACCCTGGCCAGGTCTCGTACAAGAGCCAGTACGGGTGCTCCTGGAGCGCCACGGTGACCGCCGCCAGCCCCGGTGTTGAACGGCAGTGA
- a CDS encoding DNA-binding protein, which yields MPSPLPTSLAVSDAITHYRQLRELTVDELAYVLRMLDHPISADALAEMERCARPVTVDDLVAISYALDTTPAMLLSHIPIDMPEPEGPLATGLPGDVDQVELRAWLEGKTTLDRESRVGWWEERVARLRVRSAHHEEQLQGAYAELRELGDLALQEADAPPVQRLQWRIQDGEHALNQSEVALALTEHRLDNLREDA from the coding sequence ATGCCGTCGCCCCTTCCCACGTCCCTTGCTGTGTCCGACGCCATCACCCACTACCGCCAGCTGCGCGAGCTGACCGTCGACGAGCTGGCCTATGTGCTCCGGATGCTCGATCACCCGATCTCGGCCGACGCCCTCGCGGAGATGGAGCGATGCGCTCGTCCTGTGACCGTCGATGACCTCGTCGCGATCTCCTATGCGCTCGACACGACCCCCGCGATGCTGCTGTCGCACATCCCCATCGACATGCCGGAACCCGAGGGACCCCTTGCCACCGGGCTCCCCGGCGACGTCGACCAGGTCGAGCTCCGCGCCTGGCTCGAAGGAAAGACCACGCTCGACCGCGAGTCGCGTGTGGGCTGGTGGGAAGAGCGGGTCGCCCGCCTCAGGGTTCGGTCGGCGCACCACGAGGAGCAACTGCAGGGTGCGTACGCGGAGCTGCGCGAGCTCGGTGACCTAGCGCTCCAGGAAGCAGACGCCCCGCCGGTGCAGCGTCTTCAGTGGCGCATCCAGGACGGCGAGCACGCGCTCAACCAGTCCGAAGTCGCACTGGCGCTGACTGAGCATCGACTCGACAACCTCCGAGAAGACGCCTGA